One Simonsiella muelleri ATCC 29453 DNA window includes the following coding sequences:
- the yccS gene encoding YccS family putative transporter, giving the protein MKIRTPPINPKLIATIPVLLSAGIATGTIYFYGWWGMYLSPLILGILAGGLADLDSGFTGRLKNILFSMITFALSSVAVQITFDEPVFLVSTFTALAFIFTMFGAAGNRYRTISFATLVVAVYTALSQSNHLLWYVNTGLMLMGALLHSLSSLVVHIVFPHRPVQESMAQAFSVLANYLDNKADFFDPDEVDFLEAKQLELVMNDSKVVTAFTACQNALFYRMRGQHRHPRTTKMLRYYFAAQDIHERISSSHVHYHAFAEQMKYSDLIFRIQRLLRLQAQACREFSGSLKNNDDYEYSAKLKRATLGAEASLQYYANAPQQASDIAPYRVQRLLDNIMHVSRQFSCLGANHDDDEYAKIRILKARLWSPEMGGFKGAWQRLHRHTTLASPVFRHAVRMAISVCICCVLVYIVPQIRTDFLPLPTRDESIHLGYWILLTAIYVCQPNYSATKKRLIQRIFGTIAGVLVGSALILLKLSLEVKLVLIVVMLSLFFLFRTNKHSFSTLFITIQAILSFSIAGYDVNQFFVPRVVDTMVGAVISGAAVYFLWPDWKYVALDKTGNAAIQSNAGYLNAVLDELHQYNQIDSLEYRQARRNAQDSAAALSSMLSDMSGDVQKFGLRLKDGFLLLKINYSLISYISALGSFRNKMRRDDDETIFLMPFFTVGNQLVELMKNMVIYSQEDFQAALFALHNELENIRPVVLEQHNILAGENDNSAQNQVLWQQLMMISELLQPCYHALQRINSPELYAETLTK; this is encoded by the coding sequence TTAGTGCAGGTATTGCTACTGGCACGATTTATTTTTATGGCTGGTGGGGGATGTATTTGTCGCCATTGATTTTGGGGATTTTGGCAGGCGGTTTGGCAGATTTGGACAGTGGATTCACAGGCAGGCTGAAAAATATTTTGTTTTCCATGATAACGTTTGCGTTGTCATCGGTGGCGGTACAAATCACGTTTGATGAGCCAGTGTTTTTGGTGAGCACGTTTACCGCGTTGGCGTTTATTTTCACGATGTTTGGGGCAGCGGGGAATCGTTACCGTACCATTTCATTTGCGACTTTGGTGGTGGCGGTTTACACAGCATTGTCGCAAAGTAATCATTTGTTATGGTATGTAAACACAGGTTTGATGTTGATGGGGGCTTTGTTGCACAGTTTGTCCAGTTTGGTTGTGCATATTGTGTTTCCGCATCGCCCAGTGCAAGAAAGCATGGCGCAGGCGTTTAGTGTTTTGGCGAATTATTTGGATAATAAAGCCGATTTTTTTGACCCAGACGAAGTGGATTTTTTAGAAGCGAAACAATTGGAATTGGTGATGAATGATTCCAAAGTGGTTACGGCGTTCACAGCTTGCCAAAACGCACTGTTTTACCGAATGCGCGGACAACACCGCCATCCGCGCACCACCAAAATGTTGCGCTACTATTTTGCCGCACAAGACATTCATGAGCGCATCAGTTCTAGTCATGTGCATTATCATGCGTTTGCTGAGCAAATGAAATACAGTGATTTGATTTTTCGCATTCAAAGATTGTTGCGTTTGCAAGCGCAGGCGTGTCGTGAGTTTTCAGGCAGCCTGAAAAATAATGACGATTACGAATATTCTGCCAAACTCAAACGCGCCACTTTGGGAGCGGAAGCATCGTTGCAATATTATGCCAATGCGCCACAACAAGCCAGTGATATTGCGCCGTATCGTGTACAACGTTTACTGGATAACATCATGCACGTTAGCCGACAATTTAGCTGTTTAGGTGCAAATCATGATGACGATGAATATGCCAAAATCCGCATTTTGAAAGCGCGATTGTGGTCGCCAGAAATGGGCGGATTTAAAGGTGCGTGGCAACGTTTGCATCGTCATACTACATTGGCATCACCTGTTTTTCGCCACGCGGTGCGTATGGCAATAAGTGTTTGTATTTGTTGTGTTTTAGTTTATATTGTGCCGCAAATTCGCACGGATTTTTTGCCGTTACCCACACGAGATGAGAGCATTCATTTGGGCTACTGGATTTTGTTGACGGCAATTTATGTATGTCAGCCGAACTACTCTGCGACTAAAAAACGTTTGATTCAGCGTATTTTTGGGACGATTGCGGGGGTGTTGGTTGGTTCTGCATTGATTTTATTGAAACTTTCTTTAGAAGTGAAATTGGTGTTGATTGTGGTGATGTTATCATTATTCTTTTTGTTTCGGACCAATAAGCACAGTTTTTCCACATTATTTATTACCATTCAAGCTATTTTGAGTTTTTCTATTGCAGGTTACGATGTTAATCAATTTTTTGTACCACGTGTGGTGGATACGATGGTGGGCGCGGTGATTTCGGGCGCAGCGGTGTATTTTTTGTGGCCTGACTGGAAATATGTGGCTTTGGATAAAACAGGTAATGCCGCGATTCAAAGCAATGCAGGTTATTTGAATGCAGTGTTAGATGAATTGCATCAATATAATCAAATAGATAGTTTGGAGTATCGCCAAGCTCGCCGCAATGCCCAAGACAGTGCAGCGGCATTATCCAGTATGTTGTCAGATATGTCGGGCGATGTGCAGAAATTTGGTTTGCGCCTGAAAGATGGCTTTTTACTGTTAAAAATCAATTACTCGCTAATCAGTTATATTTCTGCACTGGGTTCATTTCGTAACAAAATGCGCCGTGATGACGATGAAACCATTTTTCTGATGCCGTTTTTTACCGTTGGTAATCAATTGGTTGAATTAATGAAAAATATGGTTATTTATTCGCAGGAAGATTTTCAGGCTGCCTTATTTGCCTTGCACAATGAATTAGAAAATATTCGTCCTGTCGTGTTGGAGCAACACAATATTTTAGCTGGAGAAAACGATAATAGCGCACAAAATCAAGTTCTTTGGCAACAGTTGATGATGATTAGCGAATTGTTGCAACCTTGCTATCATGCGTTGCAACGCATTAACTCGCCCGAGTTATACGCCGAAACCTTGACAAAATAA